GCGGTCGGCGCTGTCGGCCGCTTCGTCGGGGATCTCGACGCCGTAGCGGCTGTCGAGGTCCTCGACGGTCGCGGTGCGGATGACGATGGCGAGTTCGGCGTCGCCAGTCCAGGTGAAGTAACCGACGCCGCCGCCGTAGGGGCCTCTGGGAGTCCGCTCCAGGTCGTCGATGATCTCCATCGCGCGGATCTTCGGCGCGCCCGAGAGCGTCCCGGCGGGGAAGGAAGCGCGGGCCGCGTCGAAGGCGTCGGCGTCGTCGGCCAGGGTCCCGGTCACCGTCGACTCGATGTGCTGGACGTGGCTGTACTTGAGGACGCTCATGAACTCCTCGACGCGGACGCTTCCGGGTTCGGCGACGCGGCGCACGTCGTTGCGCGCCAGGTCGACGAGCATCGTGTGTTCGGCGCGTTCCTTCCCGTCGGCGAGCATCTCCCCGGCCAGCCGTCGGTCCTCGACCGGGCTGGTCCCGCGGGAACAGGTGCCGGCGATGGGGTTCGAGAGCACGCGGTCCCCGCGCACCGCGACCAGCGTCTCCGGGCTGGCGCCGACGACCGAGAGGCCGTCGTAGTCGAGGACGTACATGTACGGCGAGGGGTTGACCGAGCGCAGCGACTCGTACAGTCCCAGCGGGTCCACGTCGCCGTACAGCTCGCGCGTCCGCGAGATGACGCCCTGGTAGATGTCGCCCGCGAGGACGTGTTCCTTGGCTTTCTCGACGGCGTCCTCGTACTCGTCCTGCGGGCCGGCCGTCTCGCCGTCGCGGACGAATCCGCCCGTCTCCAGGTCGGTGGCGCCGTCGAGCAGGTCGGCGACGCGCTCGGCCTCCCGCTCCAGCTCGTCGTAGCGGGCGGCGGCGTCGTCGCCGGGTTCGAGGATCGGCGTGTGTACCAGCGAGACGCTGTCCTCGACCTCGTCGAAGACCAACGTGGTCGTCGTGAGGACGAACTGGGCGTCGGGGTACCGGGAGTCCGGATGCTCCAGGCCGACCTCGTCGAGCCAGCAGTCGTAGACGGCGTCGTAGCCGAGGAAGCCGACGAGCCCGCCTTCGAAGTGCTCGCGGTCCATGTCGGGGAACCCGCGGCGCTGTACGTCGGGCATCGCGCCGCGGACGCTGTCGAGCGTGTCGCCGCCGTCGGCGTCGAAGAGGGTGTCGTAGCGGTCGTCGAACGTCTCGACGGTCGCGCCGTCGGCGTCGACGGTGACGACGCCCTTCGGGTCGTAACCGACGAACGAGTAGCGGGCGTGTCGGTCCTCCGTCGTGGGCGCGAACGCGCCGTCGGGGTCGCTGGAGGCGACCTTCTCGGCGCTCTCCAGCAGGAACGTGTAGTCGGCGCCCTCGATGTCGGTGGTCCGGCCCGAGAGCGCGGCGTAGGCGTCCAGCGGCCCCAGGTCGGTGTCGAGCTCGACCGCGGCACGGACGACCACCGGCTCGTCGGCGTCGGCCAGCTCGACGAACTCGTCTTTCGACGGTTCGAGCGCGCGGTCGCTCACGCGGCCACCTCCCGCCGCCGCGCCGCGGCGACGAACGAGCGGACCGTCTCCGGGTCCTTCTCGCCGCCGACGCGGCTCCCGTCGCCGTCGACCCGTTCGACGCCCGTCGCCACGTCGACACCGAACGGTCGAACGGTTTCGACGGCCGCGGCGACGTTCTCGGGGGTGAGTCCGCCGGCGAGGATCACGGGCACGTCCAGGTCGGCGACGACCTCGCGGGTACGCTCCCAGTCGTGGGTCTCGCCGGTGCCGCCGCCACCCTCGGCGTCGACCGAATCGACCAGCAGGGCGTCCGCGGCGTCGGCGTAGTCGGCGATATCGTCGGCCTCGGCGTCGACCGCGACGACCAGGTCCTGACTCAGACGGTGGCCGAGCGCGCCGAGTTCGCCCGGCGAGAGCCCGCCGTGGACCTGCACGGCGTCCGGTTCGACGGTCGCCGCGAGGTCGACCGCGGCCTCGACGGTCGTCGGCATCGTCACCAGCACACCGGTCACCAGCGGCGGGACGCCAGCGAGGAGGTCGCCAGCGGTATCGGCGTCGACCTCCCGGGGGGTGTCGACGGGCACGTCGCTGATGACGCCCACCGCGTCGGCGCCCGCGGCGACGACGGCCTCGCGGTCGGTCTCGCGGGTGACCCCGCAGACCTTGACGCGGGCGTCCGGGCGGTCGTCGGTGGCGTCGCTCATTGGCCCCCGTCGGCGGCGACGCGGCTGGTGACCTCCCGAAGGTCGTCGAGCTTCGCGGCGGCGTCGCCGGCGTCGATGGCGTCGGCGGCGGCCTCGACGCCGCCCTCCAGCGAGTCGGCCATGCCGGCGACGTAGACGGCCGCGCCGGCGTTCGCGAGGATGATGTCGCGCTTTGCGCCGGTGACCGTGCCGTCGACGATACCCTGCAGGTCCGCGGCGTTCTCCGCGGGCGTGCCGCCCGAGACGGCCTCGATGTCGTGGGTCTCCAGCCCGAGGTCCTCGGGGGTGATCGTGTACTCGGTGACCTCACCGGCTTTCACTTCGGCGACGGCGGTCTCGTCGTGGATCGTGATCTCGTCCATCCCGGAGCCGTGGACGATCAGGGCGTGGTCGACCGGCATCTCGGCGACCGCGCGGCCGATCAGGCCGACGAGATCCGCGTCGTAGACGCCCATGACCTGCGCGTCGGCGCCGGCGGGGTTCGTGAGGGGGCCGAGCACGTTGAAGATGGTCCGCATCCCCACCTCGCGGCGCGGGCCGATGACGGCCTTCATCGCCGGGTGGAACGCGGGGGCGTGCATGTAGCCGATGCCGGCCTCCTCGACGGTCGCCTCGACGGCCTCGGGGTGGGTGTCCATGTCGAGGCCGACCTCCTCCAGCACGTCCGAGCTCCCCGACGACGAGGAGACGGAGTAGTTGCCGTGTTTGGCGATCGGGACGCCGGCGCCGGCGGCGACGATGGCGCTGGTCGTCGAGACGTTGATCGTGTCGTAGTCGTCGCCCCCGGTGCCGCAGGTGTCGACCAGCGGCGCCCGGTCGGGGTCGATGGTTCTGGCGGCCTCGCGCATCCCCTGGGCGAAGCCGGCGATCTCGGCCTCGGTCTCGCCCTTCGCGCGCAGCCCCGCCAGCAGCGCGCCGATCTGTGCCTCTGTCGCGTCCTCGAAGACGGCCGTCGCCGCCTCGCGAGCCTCCGCGAGCGTCAGGTCCTCGCCGTCCGTGACGGATTCGATGTATGCTTTCATGTGTGTCTTCGATGGACTGTTTCGTTCTACGATGTACGAATCAGTACATCAACTTAAGCGTATCGGGCGCGGTTCGCCCGGTCACCGGCGGGGCGGTAGTGCCCGCCGGGCGGCGAGGCGAGCGGCGAGACCGGGGGCGGTCGCGGCGGCCTCCCGGCGGTCGCTCGGCCGCTCGGCACCTTATTCTCAAAGTTTGTACCGCGGCAGAAGGGACTATATGAGTGTTCGGTATATTCTGGTGACATGCGACCGACCCTCAAGCGACGGATCGGGCTCGCGCTGGGTGGGCAGTTCGCTCACGCGTGCTATCAGGTGGTGGTCTTCCTGGTCGCGCCGGGGCTGTGGCCGGTGCTCGGCGGGATGGGCGTTCTCGCGGCCGCGGCGGGGTTCGCGTACGCCTACCGCGACATCGACCGGGCGCTCGACGAGCGAGCGAGCGAGCGCCGGGAACTGCAGACCGCGCTGACCGAGGCCGAGCGCGAGCGCGACGACCTCCGCTCGCGGCTGGACGACGCGGAGGCCGAACTGGTGGACCGCCGGGCGGGACCGGACGCCGGACCCACCGGGCCGGTCGTCGCGGCTCCGGACGGCGGTGTCCAGACCGCCGACGACGCCGCGCTGGCCGACTACGAGGGCAGCGTCCGAACGGCCGGGACGGCGCTGGGCGCGTTCGGCGACGGCGATCTGACCCAGCGGCTCGACGCCGACGACGACTCCGAGGCGCTCGCGGCCCTCGCGGCGGAGTTCAACGAGATGGCCGCGACCTTCGAGCAGACGTTCGAGGCGGCCGCCGGCTTCAGCGACGAGGTCGTCGGCTCCTCGGAGCAGGTGACGACCGCGACCCAGGCGGTGACCGACTCCAGCGAGAAGGTCGCCCAGCGCGTCGCCGAGATCGCCGACGTGTTCCACGATCAACACCAGCAGATCAGCGGGATCTCCGACGAGATGTCAGACATGTCGGCGACCGTCGAGGAGATCGCCGCCTCCTCCGACGAGGTCAAGGAGATGGCCGACCGGACCGAGCGCTCGACGGTCGAGGGGATCGAGGCCGGCCGCTCGGCGCGAGACACCATGGACGAGGCCCAGGACCAGATCGAGGGCGTCGTCGAGACGGTCACCGAACTCGACGAGCGGATGGACGAGGTCGGCCAGATCGTCGACCTCATCGACGACATCGCCGAGCAGACCAACATCCTCGCGCTGAACGCCTCGATCGAGGCGGCCCACGCCTCGGCGGGCGCGAACGACAACGGCTTCGGCGTCGTCGCCGACGAGGTCAAGAGCCTCGCCGAGGAGACCAAAGACGCCACCGACGAGATCGCGGGGCTCATCGGCGAGATCCAGGACCAGACCGACGAGACCGTCGAGGAGATCACCGACATGCAGTCGACCATCGACGAGGGCAAAGACACGGTCGGCGAGGGCCTGGACGCCCTCGAATCGATCCTCGAACACGTCCAGCAGACCGCCTCGGGCGTCACCGAGATCTCCAACGCCACCGACGACCAGGCCGCCTCCTCGGAGGAGGTCGCCGCCATCGCCGACGAGGCCGCCGAGACCAGCAAAGAGAACGTCGAGGTGGCCGAGGAGGTCGCCGCCATCGCCGAGGAGCAGAACCTCGCGCTCTCGGAGATGTACGTCAACGCGAAGATGCTCACGATGCGCGCCGAGCAGCTCTCGGCGCTGTTCGAGGGCTACGAGACCGAGTAGGGTCGAGCGCTCCCGGATCGGGTCGGGTCGGGTCGGGTCGGGTCGGGTCGGGTCGGGTCGGGTCGGGTCGGGTCGGGTCGGGTCGGGTCGGGTCGGGTCGGGTCGGGTCGGGTCGGGTCGGGTCGGGTCGGGTCGGGTCGGGTCGGGTCGGGTCGGGTCGGGTCGGGTCGGGTCGGGTCGGGTCGGGTCGGGTCGGGTCGGGTCGGGTCGGGTCGGGTCGGGTCGGGTCGGGTCGGGTCGGTCCCGGTCGCTGCGGTCCGTTTGCTCCCACCGCGCCGTTCGGCGCCGTCTCGCGACGCCTTTAACTCCCGCTGCCGAGCAGTACCGACCATGTCCCACACCGACGCGGTCCGCGAGCGACTCGACGCGTATCTCGCAGCGAACGGTCTGGAAGCCGTCTGGTTCGCCCGCCCGCCCTCGTTCGCGTGGCTGACCGGCGGGAACAACGTCGTCGACCGCGCCGCGGACGTCGGCGTCGCCGCCGCCGGCTACGACGGCGACGGCCTCACCGTCGTCACCGACAACATCGAAGCGAAGCGCCTCGTCGACGAGGAACTCCCCGCCGACGCGACCGTCGAGACCGTCGACTGGCACGAGGCGGACCTCCCCGAAGCCGTCGAACGGTACAGCCCGACGCCGGCGGCCGCCGACTTCGACGTGCCGGGCTTCGAGTCGGTCGACCCGACCGACCTGCGCCAGCCGCTGACCGACGCCGACGTCGAGCGGTTCCGCGCGCTCGGCGCGGACGCGGCCGAGGTCGTCGAGGGCGTCGTGCGCGAGGCCAGCGCCGACGACACCGAGCGCGAGGTCGGCGGGCGCCTGCGCGACCGGCTGTTCGCCCGCGGCATCGACTCGCCGGTGGTCCTCGTCGGGAGCGGCGAGCGTACCCGGAAGTACCGCCACTACACGACCCGTGACAACGAACTCGGCGACTACGCGCTGGTCTCCGTGACGGCGGTCCGCGACGGCCTCCACGCGAGTATCACCCGCTCGGTCGCTTTCGACGCGCCGGAGTGGCTCGACGAGCGCACCGAGGCCGCCATGCGCGTCGAGGCGAGCGCCCTCGCCGCCACGCAGCGGGTCGGGCGCGACGACGGTACCGCCGGCGACGTGTTCGACGGCATCGAAGACGCCTACGCCGCGGTCGGCTACGAGGGCGAGTGGCGCAACCACCATCAGGGCGGCGCCGCGGCCTACGCCGGCCGCGAGTGGTTCGGGACGCCCGACTCGGCGGCGTCGGTCCACCTGCCGATGACCTACGCCTACAACCCCACGGTCCAGGGCGCGAAAAGCGAGGACACCCACCTCGTCACCGACGACGGGATCGAACTGCTGACGGGCACCGGCGACTGGCCGACCGAGACCGTCGAACCCGTCGGCGACGGCCCCGCGATGGACCGCCACGCCGTCCTCCACCGCTGAACGCCGCGCCGTTCACTATCGCGACCCTCGCGCCCCTCCCGTTTTCGAGACGTTCACGCGCCGCTCGCGAGCGTCGCGAGTCGGAAAACGGCCCGAGCCCGATCAGTCGTCGTCGGCGACTGCGCCGGCCGCCGCCGTCTCGCCGGCCGTCACGCGATACGCGGGCTTTCGAACGATCTCCGTCCGGTGGCAGCGAGCGCAGACGTACTCCGTCAGCTTCGTCGTCTCGTCGTTGTGGCTCATGCGCTCGCCGCAGTTCGGGCACTCGGGCATTATATTCCTAATATGGTTCGGCATACTATAAATAGTTACGTTCCCGACTCTCGTCGGCGTGGATCGCGCGGTCGGCCCAGATGGACGGGCGTCGTCGGTCGGGGCAGTCGGGGTGGTCGGGGCAGTCAGGGCGGTCGGGGCGCCGTCGGCAGACGCGCGTCTGACTGAGCTTTACGTGTGATCTTTCGAAAGCAAGCCGTGGATGGCACGATTCACGATACAGTTGCCCGCCGGTCTCGCGGGCGACGGAACGGGCGCGGGCGAGCGGACTGTCACGGACGATCGGACGGGCGCGAACGGCGCGGCTCGCGGCGAGACGCGAACGGACGGCGGCGAGGTCGACGCGGCGACCCGCGGGTTCGTCTCCTGGGTCGAGTGCTGGGCCGACGCGTAGGTCGGCCGGCGATTCTCAGGCGTTGTCGACGAGGCGGCCGGCGATGCGCTGGGCGCCCAGCGACGGCGAGATGTCGGGGTGGTCGGCGGCGACGGCCTCGACCTCGCGGTCGAGTTCCTCGCTGACCCGCTTTTCGAACTCCTCGACGATGCCGGGGATGCAGGCCATGCCCCCGGTGAGGACGATGCGGTTGTCCAGCGCCAGCTGGTAGACCTTCATGTAGTCGTTGGCCAGTTCCGGGAGGAACGTGTTGCAGAACTCCTCGACGGCGTCGTCGAGGTACTCGTTGCAGGCGTCCATGACGCTGCGCTCGATGGTGAACTCGTGGGCGCCGCCGCCGGGCTGCTGGATGATGTCCGTGAACGGCTCGAACTCGTCGAAGTCGGCGTGTTCCTCCTTGTACTCCCGGGCGGTCTGGGTGTCGATGTTGACCCGGCCCTGGGTCTCCTCCTCGACGTAGTTGGCGATCATCCGGTCGACTTCGTTGCCGGTGACGGCGCCGGTCGTGAACGGCGCGAGCTGTTCGCCGCGGCGGTAGCCCGACGCCTCGAGGTTCGTCGACCCCATGTTGACGGCGACGAAGATATCCTCGATCGCTTCGAGGTCGTCGCCGCGGGCGGGGATGGCGCCACAGAGCGACTCGGGGTAGCTCTCGACCAGCGCCTGCCCGATGGACGACTCCTCGATGACCTCCTCTAGGTTCTCCAGGCCCTCGGGGTTGTCGATGGTCGGGATGGCGTAGACGACGCCGCTGTTCTCGGGCACGTCGTTGGCGTCGATGACCTCCTCGAAGAACGTCTTCGTCAGCTCCGCGCGCTCCTCGTCCTCGGGCAGACCCGACCGGAGCATGAACTGGACCTCGTCGGGGTACTCCGTGGCCGCCTCCTCGCCGTAGAGGACCCGTTCCTCGCCCGTGAGAGCGTCCTCGTAGGTCGCCAGACAGGTCAGCGTCCGGATCGTCTGGATCTCGCCGTCGTCGTCGGGATAGGCGATCACCGTGCGGGTACTGCCGAGTTTCACGCCGATGGGCACCGGCTCGTCGTCGCTCATGTCCCCGGCTTTACGGTCACCCCGGATAAATGTACCCCGTACATTATCGTTTCTGCGAACGTCGAACTCCTCGGAAATTAGGGACGGGCCGCCCGGAAATTAGCGGACAGGAGCCGTTCGGCATCCGTCCGCCCGAGACGAGCCGCGGCTCGAGCCGCGAGCCCGCCGCCCCGGGTTCGTCCGACCGCCGCTTCGGTACGTTTATGCCGAGGCGTTAGTAGGATTCTACCAACAGAGTTGTCGTGATGGACGCATACATATCGGGAGACCGGCGGAGGGGTCGCTGATGGTCGGGATGGACGACGTGGCCGACGCCGTCGTCGACCACCGGCGGCTGGTGGTCGTGACCCTGCTCGTGGTGATCGGCGCGGTCGGCGCCGGCGCGGCGCAGGTCGAGGACTCGGCGTCGCTGTCGCAGTTCGAGACGAGCTCCGACGAGGCCGAGAAGCTCGAGTACGTCGACTCGAACTTCGGGTCGAGCGGGAACACGACGACCGTCCAGGTGATCGTCCGCGAGGACAACGTCCTCGCCCGCGAGTCGCTGCTCGAACAGTTGCGCTTCGAGCGCGCGCTCGTCGAGGACGACTCGATCAACCGAACGCTCGACGGGTCACAGGCTCCGGCGGGGATCGCCAACGTCGTCGCGACCGCGGCGATCCGGGAGGGGCAGGCGGCGAACCTGACCGAGCGCGGCCGGGCGCTGGGGGCCGAGCGCCAGCGGCTCAACGAGACCGGCGCGCGGCTGAGCGACGCCCTCAACCGGACGCGAGGGCTGCAACGGGACTACGTCGCGCTCAACCGCTCGCACGCCGCCGGCGAGGTCGACGACGCGACCTACCGTCAGCGGTCGGCGGCCATCGAGCGGAACCTGACCGCCGTCCGGACCGACGCGACCGCGGGGCTGTCGGCCAACCAGAGCGAGACGTTCGGGAATCTCACCTCGCAGGCGCGGACGCTCCAGTCGCGGCTGGCCGCGCTGAACGCCTCCTACGAGCGGGGCGAGATCAACGAGTCGACCTATCGCCAGCGCTCCGGCGAGATCCAGGCGCAGTTCGGCGAGGTGTACGCCGGCATCGAACGCGTCCTCGCGCCGGACGCCCGCGCGCTGGAGGAGCGGGCCGCCGCCCTGCAGGCCGACCGGGCCGCGCTCCAGGAGCGCGCCGAGAACGGTTCGACGCCGCCGCTCGCCGACCAGATCGACCGGATCGAGTCGATGAACGCCTCGGCGGTCGAGGCGAGCGTCGAGCGGGTGCTGAGCGAGGGGAGCGGGACGCAGGCGTTCGCGCTGATGCCGACCAGCTACGACCTCGGCTCGACGAGCGCCGACGCGACGATGATCGTCGTCACGCAGACGACGGAGTCGGCGGTCGCCCAGGGGTCGGCGAGCGCGCGCCTCCAGAACAGCCAGACCGAGATTCAGGACGTCGCCCGTGACCGGCTGAGCGGCGACGCGATGGTCTTCGGCGCGGGCATCATCGCCGACGAGACCAACCGGTCGATGCAGGACAGCCTCACCGTCGTCGGTCCGTTCGCGATCCTATTCGTCCTCGTGGTGCTGACGGTCGCCTACCGGGACCTGCTGGACATCCTGCTGGGCGTCTTCGGGCTGGCGCTCACGTTGCTCCTGACGTTCGGCTACATGGGCTGGACGGGCGTGGCGTTCAACCAGCTGTTCGTCGCCATCCCGGTCCTGCTGATCGGGCTGTCGATCGACTACGCGATACACGTGTTCATGCGCCACCGGGAGGC
The window above is part of the Halosimplex rubrum genome. Proteins encoded here:
- the trpE gene encoding anthranilate synthase component I gives rise to the protein MSDRALEPSKDEFVELADADEPVVVRAAVELDTDLGPLDAYAALSGRTTDIEGADYTFLLESAEKVASSDPDGAFAPTTEDRHARYSFVGYDPKGVVTVDADGATVETFDDRYDTLFDADGGDTLDSVRGAMPDVQRRGFPDMDREHFEGGLVGFLGYDAVYDCWLDEVGLEHPDSRYPDAQFVLTTTTLVFDEVEDSVSLVHTPILEPGDDAAARYDELEREAERVADLLDGATDLETGGFVRDGETAGPQDEYEDAVEKAKEHVLAGDIYQGVISRTRELYGDVDPLGLYESLRSVNPSPYMYVLDYDGLSVVGASPETLVAVRGDRVLSNPIAGTCSRGTSPVEDRRLAGEMLADGKERAEHTMLVDLARNDVRRVAEPGSVRVEEFMSVLKYSHVQHIESTVTGTLADDADAFDAARASFPAGTLSGAPKIRAMEIIDDLERTPRGPYGGGVGYFTWTGDAELAIVIRTATVEDLDSRYGVEIPDEAADSADRVTVQAGAGIVADSDPTSEYEETEQKMRGVLDALEAIEVSESEAADEEGSAPAEAEEVSR
- a CDS encoding phosphoribosylanthranilate isomerase, which produces MSDATDDRPDARVKVCGVTRETDREAVVAAGADAVGVISDVPVDTPREVDADTAGDLLAGVPPLVTGVLVTMPTTVEAAVDLAATVEPDAVQVHGGLSPGELGALGHRLSQDLVVAVDAEADDIADYADAADALLVDSVDAEGGGGTGETHDWERTREVVADLDVPVILAGGLTPENVAAAVETVRPFGVDVATGVERVDGDGSRVGGEKDPETVRSFVAAARRREVAA
- the trpD gene encoding anthranilate phosphoribosyltransferase, giving the protein MKAYIESVTDGEDLTLAEAREAATAVFEDATEAQIGALLAGLRAKGETEAEIAGFAQGMREAARTIDPDRAPLVDTCGTGGDDYDTINVSTTSAIVAAGAGVPIAKHGNYSVSSSSGSSDVLEEVGLDMDTHPEAVEATVEEAGIGYMHAPAFHPAMKAVIGPRREVGMRTIFNVLGPLTNPAGADAQVMGVYDADLVGLIGRAVAEMPVDHALIVHGSGMDEITIHDETAVAEVKAGEVTEYTITPEDLGLETHDIEAVSGGTPAENAADLQGIVDGTVTGAKRDIILANAGAAVYVAGMADSLEGGVEAAADAIDAGDAAAKLDDLREVTSRVAADGGQ
- a CDS encoding methyl-accepting chemotaxis protein, translated to MRPTLKRRIGLALGGQFAHACYQVVVFLVAPGLWPVLGGMGVLAAAAGFAYAYRDIDRALDERASERRELQTALTEAERERDDLRSRLDDAEAELVDRRAGPDAGPTGPVVAAPDGGVQTADDAALADYEGSVRTAGTALGAFGDGDLTQRLDADDDSEALAALAAEFNEMAATFEQTFEAAAGFSDEVVGSSEQVTTATQAVTDSSEKVAQRVAEIADVFHDQHQQISGISDEMSDMSATVEEIAASSDEVKEMADRTERSTVEGIEAGRSARDTMDEAQDQIEGVVETVTELDERMDEVGQIVDLIDDIAEQTNILALNASIEAAHASAGANDNGFGVVADEVKSLAEETKDATDEIAGLIGEIQDQTDETVEEITDMQSTIDEGKDTVGEGLDALESILEHVQQTASGVTEISNATDDQAASSEEVAAIADEAAETSKENVEVAEEVAAIAEEQNLALSEMYVNAKMLTMRAEQLSALFEGYETE
- a CDS encoding M24 family metallopeptidase — translated: MSHTDAVRERLDAYLAANGLEAVWFARPPSFAWLTGGNNVVDRAADVGVAAAGYDGDGLTVVTDNIEAKRLVDEELPADATVETVDWHEADLPEAVERYSPTPAAADFDVPGFESVDPTDLRQPLTDADVERFRALGADAAEVVEGVVREASADDTEREVGGRLRDRLFARGIDSPVVLVGSGERTRKYRHYTTRDNELGDYALVSVTAVRDGLHASITRSVAFDAPEWLDERTEAAMRVEASALAATQRVGRDDGTAGDVFDGIEDAYAAVGYEGEWRNHHQGGAAAYAGREWFGTPDSAASVHLPMTYAYNPTVQGAKSEDTHLVTDDGIELLTGTGDWPTETVEPVGDGPAMDRHAVLHR
- a CDS encoding acetate and sugar kinases/Hsc70/actin family protein, translated to MSDDEPVPIGVKLGSTRTVIAYPDDDGEIQTIRTLTCLATYEDALTGEERVLYGEEAATEYPDEVQFMLRSGLPEDEERAELTKTFFEEVIDANDVPENSGVVYAIPTIDNPEGLENLEEVIEESSIGQALVESYPESLCGAIPARGDDLEAIEDIFVAVNMGSTNLEASGYRRGEQLAPFTTGAVTGNEVDRMIANYVEEETQGRVNIDTQTAREYKEEHADFDEFEPFTDIIQQPGGGAHEFTIERSVMDACNEYLDDAVEEFCNTFLPELANDYMKVYQLALDNRIVLTGGMACIPGIVEEFEKRVSEELDREVEAVAADHPDISPSLGAQRIAGRLVDNA